The Altererythrobacter sp. H2 genomic sequence GGACGGCACCCGCGAGTATGGCGACGAACGCAGCGACTGGGCGGTCCATGTCGGGCTGGCGGTGGACGGGGCGGCGACCATTGGTGCCGTAGCCCTGCCGGGGTTCGAAGGCGGGGTCGTGCTGCGCAGTGACCAACCGCAGGCCCTGCCGCCTGCCCCCTCGCGCCCGCGCATGGTGGTCAGCCGCACGCGCCCTGCGGCAGAGGCGGTGGCAGTGGCCGAAACGCTCGGGGCTGAACTGGTGCCGATGGGCAGTGCCGGGGCCAAGGCCATGGCGGTGGTCCTGGGGCAGGCGGAGATATATCTCCATTCCGGCGGCCAGTACGAATGGGACAGCTGCGCCCCGGTCGCGGTGGCACAGGCGCATGGCCTTCACGCCAGCCGGATGGACGGCACCCCGCTCGTCTACAACCAGGGCGACACCTACATGCCGGACCTGCTGATCTGCCGCGCGGAGTGGGTGGGGCCCGTCCGCAACGCGCTGGCATCGCGGACCGGCTGACCTTTTTCCTCAGTCGACGAAGTCGTCGATCCGCTCGACCACGATCGCCGGGGCCATGCCGCCTGCGGCGCACATGGTGACGAGGCCGTAACGCCCGCCGCGGCGCTCCAGTTCGTCGATCACGGTGCCGATCAGGATCGATCCCGTGGCGCCGATCGGATGGCCCAGTGCAATCGAGCCGCCGTTGACGTTGACCTTGTCCCAGTCGAGCCCGAGATCGCGCACGAACTTGGCGGCGACCACGGCGAAGGCTTCGTTGATTTCGTAGAGGTCGATATCGTCGGAGGTCAGCCCCGCCTTCTCCAGCACCTTCTTCGCCGCCGGGACCGGCGCGTTGAGCATCAGCGTGGGGTCATCGCCCATGTTGGCGGTGGCGACGATCCGGGCGCGCGGCTTGAGGCCATGCTTGCGGGCATAGTCGGCGCTGGCGACCAGCACGGCAGCGGCACCATCGACCACGCCCGAGCTGTTGCCCGCATGGTGGAAGTGCTGGATCTCCAGGTCCGGGTACTTCTGGTTGATCAGCTTGCGGAAGGTGGTGCCGTTGGCATCGATCGGCACGTCGGCGATCTTGGTGAAGGCCGGCTCGAGCTGGCCGAGGCCTTCGAGGGTCGTCTCGGGGCGGGGGTATTCCTCGCGGTCGAGCACCACATTGCCTGCGTCATCCACCACCGGCACGACCGACTTGGCAAAGCGGCCTTCCCTGATTGCTTCGGCGGCGCGCTGCTGGCTGCGGTAGCCGACTTCGTCGAGGTCGGCCCGGGTGAAACCTTCCATGCTGGCAATGGCATCGCCGCAGATGCCCTGGTGGCTCTGCGGGTGAACCTTCTGCAGCCGCTCGTTGTAGCTGCCCATCATCGGCGGCTTGAGGCCGGCCTGCATCTTCTCCTTGGCCATCTGCGCGGTCAGGCTCATCATCTCGGTGCCGCCTGCAACCACGCAATCGGCCATGCCGCTCATCACCTGCGCTGCGGCCAGGTTGACCGAAGTGATCCCGCCGCCGCAGAACCGGTCCAGCGTCATGCCGCTGCTGGTCACATCGTATCCTGCGTCGAGCGAGGCCATCCGGCCCATGTCGCCCGCCTGCAAGCCGTCCTGGGTGGAGACTGACCAGATCACGTCATCGACGGTCTTGGTATCGAGGTTGTTGCGGTCCTTGATGGCCTTGAGCACGGTGGCGGCGAGGTGCTGGGGATGCTGCGCTGCCAGCGCACCCTTGCCCTGCTTGCCGATCCCGCGCGGGGTCCGCACTGCGTCGATGATGTAAGCTTCGGCCATATCCAATTCCTCTCGCCTGTCGAAAATGCAGTTGACGTGTCCGTAAACCTTGGCCAGCAACACGGCAAGAACTCAGTTGCAATCAAAAATGGGAGTGAGGCAATGTCGGAAGAGCTGCTGACCGAAGTGCGGGCCACGGATTTTGGGGGCGTCCTGATCATCACGATCAACCGGCCCGAGGCCAAGAACGCGATGAACAAGGCAGCCGCCGAAGGCATTGCTGCTGCGCTGGACCGGCTCGACTCCGAAGACGATCTCCGGGTCGCCATCATCACCGGTGCGGGCGGCACGTTCTGTTCCGGCATGGACCTCAAGGGCTTCCTGCGCGGCGAATCGCCCAGCATCCCCGGCCGCGGGTTCGGCGGCCTGGTCGAGGCACCTCCGAAGAAGCCGCTGATCGCAGCGGTGGAAGGCTATGCCCTGGCCGGCGGGCTCGAACTGATGATCGCCTGCGACATGGTGGTGGCGCACAGCGGGGCCAAGTTCGGCATTCCCGAAGCCAAGCGCGGCCTTGCCGCAGGGGCCGGCGGGCTGATGCTGCTGCCTGACCTGATCCCGCACAAGGTGGCGATGGAACTGGCGCTGACCGGAGACTTCATCGATGCCGCCCGCGCGCACCAGCTCGGCCTGGTCAACCGCGTGACCGATGGCGCGGCGCTCGATGCCGCGCTGGAGCTGGCGGCGTCCATCAGTGCCAACGGCCCGCTGGCGGTCCGCGTCTCGAAGCAGATCATCGAGGAATCGCGCGGCTGGGCCCGCAGTGAACGGTGGCAGGAGCAGGCCAAGCTGCTGCCGCAGGTGTTCATGAGCGCCGATGCGCGCGAAGGCGCAGCGGCCTTTGCCGAGAAGCGCAAGCCCAACTGGACGGGCAAGTAAGGCATGTCGGGGCCTCTCAGCGGCATCCGCATCGTCGAGTTTGCCGGGATCGGTCCGGGCCCGTTCTGCGGGATGATGCTGGCCGACCACGGTGCGGAAGTGATCCGGATCGACCGGGCCAGCGGCTCGCGCGGCGGCTCGCAGCCGGTCACCTCGAAGGACGTGCTGGCGCGCGGGCGCAAGTCGGTCGCGATCAACCTCAAGACCGCCGAAGGCGTGGCACTGGCGCGCAAGCTGGCCGCCAGTGCCGACGGGGTGATCGAAGGCTTCCGCCCCGGCGTGATGGAGCGGCTCGGGCTTGGTCCGGAGGAATTGCTCAAGGACAACCCCAAGCTGGTCTATGGCCGGATGACGGGCTGGGGCCAGACCGGGCCTTATGCCCCCTATGCCGGGCATGACATCAACTACATCGCGCTGGCCGGCGCGCTGGCGCATTTCGGCCGTGCGGGCGGCAAGCCGACCCCGCCGATCAACATGGTGGGCGATTTCGGCGGCGGCGGGATGATGCTCGCCTTCGGGATGGTCAACGCCTTGCTCAACGTCGCGCGCGGCGGGGAGGGGCAGGTGATCGACTGCGCCATGACCGATGGCACCGCCGTGCTGATGAGCATGATGCACGGGATGAAGAATGTCGGCGTGTGGTCGGAGGAGCTGGGCGTCAACCTGCTCGATACCGGGGCGCATTTCTACGACACTTACGAAACGGCGGACGGCAAGTTCGTCTCCATCGGCAGCATCGAGCCGCAGTTCTACGCCGAGCTGCGCCGCCTTGCGGGGCTGGAGGAAGACAACGCGTTCGATGCCCAGCATGATCGAAGCCAGTGGGGCGCATTGAAGGACAAGCTGACCGCGCTGTTCAAATCGAAGACCCGCGCCGAGTGGGACGCGCTGATGGAGCATACCGACGTGTGCTACGCCCCGGTGCTGACCATGAGCGAGGCTGCGGCGCACCCGCACAATGTCGCCCGCGGCACCTTCATCGAGGTGGCAGGCGATCTCCAGCCCGCGCCTGCGCCCCGCTATTCCGCCACGCAGACCGCCGTGCCCGCAGCGGCGCCGATGCCCGGCAACGATACCGACGCGATTCTCGCCGCGCTCGGCCTTTCTGACGATGACCGCACCGCCCTGCGCGATGCCGGAACGATAGCCTGACAGGAGCCTAGGCCCATGCTCGATCTCTCCCGCCGCTTTGCCTACACCGAGGAACACAACATGTTCCGCGACACCGTGCGCAAGGTGTTCGCCCAGCATCTCGAACCCTTCCTCGACGAGCACGAGAAGAACGGTATCGTCCCGCGCGAGGTGTGGAAGGCGGTCGGCGAGGCGGGCCTGCTGTGCCCGACGGTGAAGGAAGAGAACGGCGGCCTCGGGCTCGACTTCGGCTATTGCGCGGTGGTGGGCGAGGAAATGGCCTACCTTGGCAGCGCCGCCGGCTTCACCCTGCAGAGCGACATCACCGCTAACTACTTCGAGCGGCTCGGTACTGCCGAGCAGCGCGCGAAGTATCTGCCCGGCATGGTCACTGGCGACATTATCACCGCCATCGCCATGACCGAGCCGGGTGCCGGCAGCGACCTGCAGGGCATCCGCACCACCGCGCGCGAGGATGGCGGCGACTACGTGATCAACGGCTCCAAGACCTATATCACCAACGGCCAGAACGCCGACGTGGTGATCGTGGTCGCCAAGACCGACCCGGCGGCAGGCGCCAAGGGTACCACCCTGCTGCTGGTCGAGGACGGCACCCCCGGCTTCGTCAAGGGCCGCAACCTCGACAAGATCGGCCAGCACGCCGCCGACACCAGCGAGCTGTTCTTCGAGGACGTGCGCGTGCCCAAGGAAAATGTGCTCGGCGGGGTCGGGCGCGGGTTTGTCCACCTGATGGAGGAACTGCCGCAGGAACGGCTCGGCATCGCGGTCGGCGGGCAGGCAGCGGCCCAGCGCGCGTTCGACGAAGCGGTCAAGTTCACCAAGGACCGCAAGGCGTTCGGGCGCACCGTGTTCGAGTTCCAGAACACCAAGTTCACTCTGGCTGATCTTGCCGCCGAGCTGCAGGTCGGCTGGGCGCACCTGGACTGGGCGCTGCTGCGCCATCTGAAGGGCGAGCTGACCACCACCGAGGCGAGCGCGGCCAAGCTGTGGCACACCGAGCTGCAGTGGAAGGCAGTCGATGTCGCACTCCAGCTCCACGGCGGGGCCGGCTACATGAACGAATACGCCATCGCCCGGCTGTGGCGCGATGCCCGCGTGACCCGCATCTTCGGCGGCACCAACGAGATCATGAAGGAAGTGATCAGCCGGGGGATTTGAGGGGGCAGGGTAACGCCCCCACCGTCGTCATTGCGAGCGACCAAAGGTCGCGCGGCAATCCAGAGCCTGGCGCACTGCGCTCTGGATTGCCACGGCGACTGCGTCACCTCGCAATGACGGGGGAGGGGGAAGCGCGCTTGACACCTGCTTGACGAAGTTGACACCGTGTCAAGCTGGTCGTTCCCTATCAAACATCTGAATTAAAACGAAATAGAGGCAATCCGGCGGACTTTGGGCGACAGGCTGCCCCCCGCCCCCTAGGCCTCGTAAGTCCCGCCATAGAAGGCGTCCATCTCGTCATCGTAGCCGTCGAGCCAGTCCTGTGGGCCGCGCTCGACCCGCTCGATCAGGTTGGGCAGGTCATCGGCATCGAACGCGCCCGCCGGGTCGTAATCATCGCGCGGCGGGCGGACGAACTGGCGGCGCGTGGCCAGCAGCGCCAGGGTCAGCCGCTCGTCATAGCGGCGCGACACGCCGACCAGCTCGCCGTTGTAGTAATGCGGCACCTCGACCCCGTGCAGCGCGCGGCCCAGCGCGGCCTCGGCCAGTGCGTCGAACCGGGTGTGGAACGCCGCCTCCCACGCCTTGGCAAAGGGCTTGCCGTGCAGCCGCGCGCGCAGCTGGTAGGCCGACTGGCGGCTCATCCCCACCGCCCGCGCGGCCGCGGCGACATTGTGGCTCGCCGCCAGCTCGCGCAGGAACGCGGCTTGACGCGCGGGGGTCCAGCCGTCGTGGCGCGGCGCCGCCGGGGCAGTTGGCAGGGTTGCGGAGGCGACCGGTGCGGCAGCAGGCTCGCTGGCGGCGTGGTCAAACGAACGGGGATCGGGATATGTGCTCATCGACGAGGATAAGCCAGATTTCGCGCGTGTAGGAAAATGGTTTTCGTCCCACCCACCCCGTCATTGCGAGCGGCAAAGCCGCGCGGCAATCCAGAGCGTTCCGCGCCGGACTCTGGATTGCCGCGTCGCTTCGCTCCTCGCAATGACGGCGGTTGAGGTCAGGCTTGCCTACCGGCAGCCCGGTTGACATTCATGCGTATATGCCACGCGACATCCAGCCCGCCGTCTACATCATGGCGAACGAGCGTAACGGAACGATTTACGTCGGTGTCACCTCCAACTTGCCGCAACGCGCGTGGCAGCATCGCGAGGGCGTGGCGGATGGTTTCTCCAAACGCTACGGCTGCAAGCTGCTGGTGTGGTATGAACTCTGCGGAACGATGGAGCACGCGATCCTGCGCGAAAAGCAGATCAAGGCCGGGCCACGGGCGAAGAAACTGGCGCTGATCGAAGCCGCCAATCCGCAGTGGCGGGATTTGTACGGCGAGATCAGCGCGCCTTAGATATTGCCCCGTCATTGCGAGCGGCGAAGCCGCGCGGCAATCCAGAGCCCGGCGCACTACGCTCTGGATTGCCACGGCGACTGCGTCGCCTCGCAATGACGGGGGACGGGCTAGCGTTACCGGTAATGGAGGCTCACTATCCTCACCCGATAAACCCGCGTACCTCGCTCACGAAATCCTCGAACCGGTCGTGGTGGACCCAGTGGCCGGCGCGGTCGTAGGCGCTGACCTGCACGTTGTCGCCGAAGTGCGCGATCCGCCCGTCCTTTTCCGGATTGCTGGCCCAGCTGTCGTTGCCGTAGATCATCAGGGTGGGGCAGGTGACGCGGGCCCAGAGTTCCTCGACCTGTTCCAGCGACAGGTCGTCGCCCGGCCAGGCGTGGAGGTGGGGGTCGAACTTCCAGCTCCAGGTGCCGTCCTCGTTGCGGATCGCGCCGTGGCGGCTCAGGTGCTCGGCCTGGGCCCGGCTCAGGTAGCTGTTGGCCTCGTGCATCCGGTCAACCGCGTCGGTGAAGGTGGCATAGCGCTTGGGCAGGCGGCCGGAGGCTTCGCGCTTCCGGTCGATCCACTGGCGGCGGTGCTCGTACCACGGGGTTTTCGCCATTTCCGCCTGCACCTTGGGGCTGGGGCCAAGCCCTTCGATCGCCACCAGCTTGCGCACGTTTTCCGGATAGAGCCCGGCGTAGCGCATGGAGATATTCCCGCCCAATGAGTGGGCGACGATGGTGACGGGGGCGAGTTCCAGCTGGTGGATCAGCTGGGCCAGGTCATAGACATAGCCGGTCATCGGGTAATAGCCGGTGTTGGTCCACTCGCTGTCCCCGTGGCCGCGCAGGTCGGGGCAGATTACGTGCCAGTCATGCCGCAGCTCTTCGGCCACCCAGTCCCAGCTGCGGCAATGGTCGCGCCCGCCGTGCTGCAGGATCAGCGGCGGCGCGCCTTCGTTGCCCCAGTCGGCATAGTGCAGCCGGGTGCGCTGGCTGATGAATGTCTGCGAGGTGGGGCCGATCAATTCCATCAGGCGGGTTCCCTTGACGTAAGCGGAAATTTGCGTTGCGGATCGCTACCGATGCGATACGGTAGGACGCAACCGAAAACGAGAGAGGAAATGTATTCATGTCGGTGCTGAACGTTGCCCAACCCGCCTTCATGGAAGAGGAGGAGATTGCGATCTTCGCCGATGCCGTCGGCAAGTTCTACCAGCAGCACGCCCCGGAAAAGCGCGTGCTCAAGTGGCGCGAGGACGGCCAGGTGGAGCGCGATTTCTGGCGCGAGGCAGGCGCGGCCGGCCTGCTCGGCGTGTCGGTGCCGGCCGAATACGGCGGCCACGGCGGCGATTTCCGGCATGACCTGGTGGTGATCGACCAGCAGGGCAAGCACAACGTGGAAGGCTTTGCCGCCTCGCTCCACAACACGGTGATCCTGCCCTACCTGGTGCGCCACGGCACCGAAGAGCAGAAGAAGAAGTACCTGCCCAAGCTGGTCACCGGCGAACTGGTCAGCGCGATCGCGATGACCGAGCCGGGCGTCGGCTCCGACCTGCAGAGCATCACCACCACCGCGCTGAAGGATGGCAACGGCTACCGCATCAACGGGGCCAAGACCTATATCTCCAACGGGCAGACCGCAGACTTCATCGTGATCGTCGCCAAGACCGATCCCAATGAGCGGGCCAAGGGCATCTCGCTGATGCTGCTGGAAACCGAAGGCGCGGAAGGGTTCAAGCGCGGCAAGAAGCTCGACAAGATCGGGCTCGACGCGGCTGACACCAGCGAACTGTTCTTCGACGACGTGTTCGTTCCGGCCGAGAACGTGCTCGGCGGGGTCGAGGGCAAGGGCTTCTACCAGCTGATGGGCGAGCTGCCGCAGGAACGGCTGATCATCGCAGTCGGTGCCATCAACGGGATCGAGAAGGCGCTCGAAACGACGATGGATTTCGTCAAGAACCGCAAGGCCTTCGGGCAGACGATCTGGGATTTCCAGAACACCCAGTTCGTGATGGCCGACCTCAAGGCGCGCAGCACGGCGGCGCGGGTGTTCGTCAACGATTGCATCGCCAAGCACCTGGAAGGCAAGCTCGACGTCGCGACTGCCTGCATGGCCAAGTACTGGGTCACCGAGCTGCAGGGCGAAGTGGTCGACAAGTGCCTGCAGTTCCATGGCGGCGCGGGTTTCATCAACGATTACCCGATCGCCCGGATGTACCGCGACAGCCGCATCACCCGCATCTTCGGCGGCTCCAACGAAGTGATGAAGATGGTGATCGCGCGCGGGATGTGAGCATGCGACCCTGATTCGTCATTGCGAGCGGCGCAGCCGCGCGGCAATCCAGAGCGTCGCGTGCTGGACTCTGGATTGCCACGTCGCCTGCGGCTCCTCGCAATGACGTAATCAGTGCGTCGCCGGCGCCCTAATTCCCCGCCACCAGCCGCACTGCGAAGCCGCCGCCGGGGGCCATCGGCAGGTCCAGCACGTCGCCCTTGCGGACCTTGCGCTGTTCGATCGCGATGTCGAACTTGGTCGGCCCGACATAGTGCGCGTTGGGCCCATCGCGGTAGATCTGCGCAGTGTAGGTCTTGCCCGGATCGAGGAAGTCGAGCTTGACCGACGTGGTCCGGCCGGTCTCGTCGGTGCCGCCGCCCAGATACCAGTCAGCGCTGTTGCGGTCTTTGCGCGCGATCACGACGTATTCGCCGACCGCCGCCTCAAGCACGCGCGAATCCTCCCAGTCGGCTGGCACATCCTTGATGAACTGGAACGCGGCCCTGTGCTGCTCGTAATGCTCCGGCAGGTCAGCGGCCATCTGGATGGGTGAATAGATCAGCACGTATTCCGCCAGGGCGCGCGCCTGCGTCATCTGCAGCGGTTGGCCGCTGCCCTCCAGGCTGAGCACGCCCGGGGTATAATCCATCGGGCCGGACAGCATGCGGGTGAACACCAGTGTCGGCACATGGCTGGGCCCGTTGGGCGGCGCTCCCCAGGCGTTGAATTCCATGCCCCGCGCGCCTTCGCGGCTGACCCAGTTGGGGTAGGTGCGCCGCAGTCCGGTGTCCTTGACCGGTTCGTGCGGGTTGATCGCAATCTTCCGCTTCGCCGCCTCGGTCACGACCCGCAGGTGATGGCGCTGGGTTATCTGGCTTTCCTGGTGCTCGCGGCTTTCGCTGCCGTCGGCATGGCGGAAGCGCAGGTTGTGCGCGTCAGTGACATAGCCGGTCTTGATCGTCTTGACGCCGCGCGCGGCCATCAGGTCGAGCGCGGCCTCCAGCTGCGCCTCGTAGTTGCCGATATCGCCCGAGGTTTCGTGGTGGCCGACGATCGGCACGCCCTTCTTCGCGGCGTAGCGGGCCAGTTCCTCGAAGTCGTAATCGGGATAGGCCTGGGTGAAGCTGAACAGTTCCCCGTTGAAGAACCAGTCGCCATCCCAGCCCACATTCCAGCCTTCGACGAGCACACCCTCGAAGCCGTGCCTGGCGGCGAAATCGATGTATTTCTTGACGTTGGCGGTGGTGGCGCCGTGCTTGGGGCCGCTTTCCCAGCTCTCCTTGCCCAGATGCATACCCCACCACACGCCGACATACTTGTGCGGCTTGAACCAGCTGACATCGCCCAGCTTGTTGGGCTCGTTGAGGTTGAGGTCGATGTCGCTCATGGCAAGGCCCGCGGCATCGGGGCTGATCCGGATCGTGCGCCACGGCGTGACAAACGGCGTGTCGCGCACCGCGCGCGCGGCGCTGCTGCCGCTCGGCGCGAGCGTGGCGCGGAAATGCGTGCCCCGCACGCGCTTGACGAACATGCCCGCAAAATCGACCAGCGCCGCTTCGTGCAGCGCGACGTGCGTGCCGTCCTCGAAGCGGAAGGTCAGCGGGGTCAGCGCGGTGCCGACGCCGGAGACAGCGGTGTTCTCGTACAGGTATTCGTAGCGGTTCCACTCGCCCGCAGGTATCCACCAGGCCTTGCCGTCTGACGCAAAGTTGAACTCGGTCAACTCGTCGGCAATGCGCACGGCCGCATCCGGTTCGGGCGCCATGCTGGCGTCGTCGAACAGATAGCGGAACCCGATCCCATCGTTGAACACGCGGAATACCACGCCGAATTTGCGCTTGCGCGCGCTGTCTTCCTCGAACCGCACGGTCAGTGCGTTGTGATGGTCGCGCACGAAGCGGCGCTCGCCCCACGGCTGCTCCCAGGTGCTGTCATGGCTGGCGCGGGCGGCGGAGACGATCTTCAGCCGCCGCTCCAGCTTGTCCTGATCGGCCATCAGGAAGCCCAAGCGGCTTTCCGTCATCAGCGGCTTGCCCGCCACTTCGATGCGGTAGAACGGGCGGTTCTCACCATTGGTGTCGACCGTGACCACGATCCGCCCATCGGGCGAGGTGACGGTTTCGGCGGCCTGCGCGGACACCAGGGGCGCAAGCAACAGGACGGCGGCAAGGATCAGGCGCCGGAGCAGGGAGGGGAGGGCCATTGTGGTCATGTCAGTTTTCCTCGGCAAAGATGCGGAAACCCCAGGCGGGCAGGGCAAGGGTGGTTTCGGGGGTGAAGGCCATGGGTTCGCCGGTCAGCGCATCGCGGTAGGTGCCGTGATGGCGGGCGCGGGTGAATGCCACAACGCGCGGGGCGGCAGACAGGTTGAACACGGCGAACACCCGCTCACCGGCAGCGCCGCGGGTGAAACTGAGCACCTGTTCATGCGCATCGCTCGGCACTTCGACCATGGCCGCGCCATGTTCGCCGTTCCACAGCGCGCGCTGCCTGGTCTTGAGCGCAACCAGCTTGCGGAAAAGCTCGGCGTGCCGGCCCTCCTGCCACACGATCTCGTCTTTCTCGAAGAATGCCAGCTTGCGATCGAGGTCCGCTTCCTGTCCGTTGTGGATCAGCGGCATCCCGCTGCCCACGAAGGACAGCGCGATCGCCGCCGCGTAGGCCGGGCCGTAGATTTCCTCCGCCACACCGTCCCAGGCGTTCTGGTCATGATTGTCAGTATAGACCATGCGATAGGCGGCGCGCGGCCAGGTGTTGGCCTGCTCGGCATAGTAACCCCGCATCGCTGCGGCTCCGCCCTCGCGCACCGTGCGCTGCATCGCGTTCTTCCAGCTCCAGGCGTAGCTGGCGTCGAAGGCGCGCTGGTGCAGGTCACGCTGTTCCCATTCGGCAAGCATGAAGACAGGCTTTACCTGCTCCATCTCAGCCCGCACGGTTTCCCAGAAATCGAGCGGCACGAAACCTGCCACGTCGGCGCGGTATCCGTCGATGCCGAATTCCCGCACCCAGTACACCAGGCTTTCCGTCATGTACTGGCGCAGGGCCGGCACGGTGTAGTCCAGCGTGACGACATCGCTCCAGTCCGTCCCCAGTGGCGGCATCATCGCACCTTCGGGGGTCCGGGCGTACCATTCGGGATTGCTCTGCGTCAGCGGATTGTCCCAGGCGGTGTGGTTTGCGACCCAGTCAAGGATCACCTTCATCCCCAGCCGGTGGGCCTCGTCGACGAAAGCCCGCAGGTCTGCCTCGGTTCCGAGGTCCGGGTTGACGGCGCGGTAATCCCGCACCGAATAGGGGCTGCCGAGTCCGCCCTTGCGGTTGACCTGGCCGATGGGGTGGACCGGCATCAGCCAGACAATGTCCACCCCCATGTCGGCCAGACGGGGCAGGTGCTTGCGCGCTGCCGAGAAGGTTCCTTCGGCGGTAAACTGGCGGGTGTTGATCTGGTAGATCACCGCATCATGGGTCCACTCTGCGTGCTCGAACCGGACGTAGGGCGCGGGCGCATAGGGCTCACTGCCCTGAGCGAAGGCCGGTCCGGGTGCGAGCAGCAGGGCTGCCAGACCTGTGATCACGAATTTGCCGTTGGTCATGCGACTGCTCCGGGAGGCGGGATCGGCTGCGCTGTCGCGGTCCCGTCCTCCACCAGCAGCGTGGCCGCTGCCGCGATGGCGAACGAGATCGCAGCGATCAGCAGGGCATAGATCGGCGCACCGTCGAAAAAGGCAGTGAGCAGGAAGCCCAGCAGCGTCGCCGCGACCAGCTGCGGCACCACGATGAAGATGTTGAAGATGCCCATGTAGATGCCCATTTTCGCCGCCGGGACAGAGCCGGCCAGGATGGCATAGGGCATCGACACGATCGAGGCCCAGGCCATGCCCACCCCGACCATCGGCAGCCACAGCAGCGCCGGGTCGCGGATCAGCAGCATCCCGGCAAATCCGGCCGCGCCGATGGCCAGGTTCAGGCTGTGCAGGCGGCGCCGGTCGATCCGGGTGGCCAGCCAGATGAAGCCGAGCGCGGCGGCAGCGGCGATACCGTTGCGGACCGAGCCGAGCAGGCTCCACCAGTCGGCCGCGTCCTGGTATCCCCGCGTGGCCGGGTCGGGCGCGGCGAAGTGGTATTCGGCCACGGCGGGCGTGCCGTAGATCCACATCGCGAACATCGCGAACCAGCTGAAGAACTGGACCACAGCCAGCTGGCGCATCGTTTTCGGCATGGCGAACAGGTCGTTGACCACTTCCATGAAGCCGCCCACGTCTTTGGCCGGGTCGCGCGCTTCCTTCCGCAGGTATCCGGCGAGCAGCTGGATCAGGCCGAACATGCCGATCAGGCCGGCCAGCACATAAAGCTCCTGCGCGATCTCGACCGAGCCGAGGAATGCCAGCGCCGCGGGGCGGGGGTCCTGCCGCGCGGTCAGCACGAACAGGGCGACCACGGCCGCCACCGCCAGCCAGACCAGGCCGCCGCGGGCGAACTGCCCTGCGCTGCGCTGCACGGTGCGGGCATCTTCGCCGAGGCCCAGATGCGCGCGCCGGGCGGCATCGAATGCTGCGAGCTGCTGGGGGCTGTATTCCTTCGTCCGGAACACGGTCCAGGCGACGGCGGCGAACAGGGCGGCGCCGCCGATGTAGAACGCCCAGCGGACCGTTTCAGGGATTTCGCCAGCGGGTGCGACATTGCTCAGGCCCAGCCAGTTGGTCATCATCCACGGCAGGGCCCCGGCAATCACCGCGCCGACCCCGATGAAGAAGCTCTGCAGGGCATAGCCGGTGGTGCG encodes the following:
- a CDS encoding 3'(2'),5'-bisphosphate nucleotidase CysQ — translated: MTDAELAAHLAEVAGRLLLEVRASGVFQGKALGKAGDETANQFLCHALRAQRPDDGLLSEEEKDNPDRLAKSRVWIVDPVDGTREYGDERSDWAVHVGLAVDGAATIGAVALPGFEGGVVLRSDQPQALPPAPSRPRMVVSRTRPAAEAVAVAETLGAELVPMGSAGAKAMAVVLGQAEIYLHSGGQYEWDSCAPVAVAQAHGLHASRMDGTPLVYNQGDTYMPDLLICRAEWVGPVRNALASRTG
- a CDS encoding acetyl-CoA C-acetyltransferase, which produces MAEAYIIDAVRTPRGIGKQGKGALAAQHPQHLAATVLKAIKDRNNLDTKTVDDVIWSVSTQDGLQAGDMGRMASLDAGYDVTSSGMTLDRFCGGGITSVNLAAAQVMSGMADCVVAGGTEMMSLTAQMAKEKMQAGLKPPMMGSYNERLQKVHPQSHQGICGDAIASMEGFTRADLDEVGYRSQQRAAEAIREGRFAKSVVPVVDDAGNVVLDREEYPRPETTLEGLGQLEPAFTKIADVPIDANGTTFRKLINQKYPDLEIQHFHHAGNSSGVVDGAAAVLVASADYARKHGLKPRARIVATANMGDDPTLMLNAPVPAAKKVLEKAGLTSDDIDLYEINEAFAVVAAKFVRDLGLDWDKVNVNGGSIALGHPIGATGSILIGTVIDELERRGGRYGLVTMCAAGGMAPAIVVERIDDFVD
- a CDS encoding crotonase/enoyl-CoA hydratase family protein — translated: MSEELLTEVRATDFGGVLIITINRPEAKNAMNKAAAEGIAAALDRLDSEDDLRVAIITGAGGTFCSGMDLKGFLRGESPSIPGRGFGGLVEAPPKKPLIAAVEGYALAGGLELMIACDMVVAHSGAKFGIPEAKRGLAAGAGGLMLLPDLIPHKVAMELALTGDFIDAARAHQLGLVNRVTDGAALDAALELAASISANGPLAVRVSKQIIEESRGWARSERWQEQAKLLPQVFMSADAREGAAAFAEKRKPNWTGK
- a CDS encoding CaiB/BaiF CoA transferase family protein — translated: MSGPLSGIRIVEFAGIGPGPFCGMMLADHGAEVIRIDRASGSRGGSQPVTSKDVLARGRKSVAINLKTAEGVALARKLAASADGVIEGFRPGVMERLGLGPEELLKDNPKLVYGRMTGWGQTGPYAPYAGHDINYIALAGALAHFGRAGGKPTPPINMVGDFGGGGMMLAFGMVNALLNVARGGEGQVIDCAMTDGTAVLMSMMHGMKNVGVWSEELGVNLLDTGAHFYDTYETADGKFVSIGSIEPQFYAELRRLAGLEEDNAFDAQHDRSQWGALKDKLTALFKSKTRAEWDALMEHTDVCYAPVLTMSEAAAHPHNVARGTFIEVAGDLQPAPAPRYSATQTAVPAAAPMPGNDTDAILAALGLSDDDRTALRDAGTIA
- a CDS encoding acyl-CoA dehydrogenase family protein; this encodes MLDLSRRFAYTEEHNMFRDTVRKVFAQHLEPFLDEHEKNGIVPREVWKAVGEAGLLCPTVKEENGGLGLDFGYCAVVGEEMAYLGSAAGFTLQSDITANYFERLGTAEQRAKYLPGMVTGDIITAIAMTEPGAGSDLQGIRTTAREDGGDYVINGSKTYITNGQNADVVIVVAKTDPAAGAKGTTLLLVEDGTPGFVKGRNLDKIGQHAADTSELFFEDVRVPKENVLGGVGRGFVHLMEELPQERLGIAVGGQAAAQRAFDEAVKFTKDRKAFGRTVFEFQNTKFTLADLAAELQVGWAHLDWALLRHLKGELTTTEASAAKLWHTELQWKAVDVALQLHGGAGYMNEYAIARLWRDARVTRIFGGTNEIMKEVISRGI
- a CDS encoding GIY-YIG nuclease family protein, whose translation is MPRDIQPAVYIMANERNGTIYVGVTSNLPQRAWQHREGVADGFSKRYGCKLLVWYELCGTMEHAILREKQIKAGPRAKKLALIEAANPQWRDLYGEISAP
- a CDS encoding alpha/beta hydrolase, encoding MELIGPTSQTFISQRTRLHYADWGNEGAPPLILQHGGRDHCRSWDWVAEELRHDWHVICPDLRGHGDSEWTNTGYYPMTGYVYDLAQLIHQLELAPVTIVAHSLGGNISMRYAGLYPENVRKLVAIEGLGPSPKVQAEMAKTPWYEHRRQWIDRKREASGRLPKRYATFTDAVDRMHEANSYLSRAQAEHLSRHGAIRNEDGTWSWKFDPHLHAWPGDDLSLEQVEELWARVTCPTLMIYGNDSWASNPEKDGRIAHFGDNVQVSAYDRAGHWVHHDRFEDFVSEVRGFIG